In the Phaseolus vulgaris cultivar G19833 chromosome 7, P. vulgaris v2.0, whole genome shotgun sequence genome, one interval contains:
- the LOC137830245 gene encoding poly [ADP-ribose] polymerase 2, giving the protein MASSKMRVEELRTELHNRGLSITGTKPTLLRRLGAALRKETRNATSEADASSTRRTRKRARDSHNQDCDHSQEIEVAEETKEEEVKIVTATKKGVAVLDQYLPDSVKTNYHVLRLGGDVYDAMLNQTNVTDNNNKFYLIQVLESDTGGEFLVYNRWGRVGVKGQDKILGPYKSCESAIQEFEQKFLAKTKNAWSDRDSFVSYPKSYAWLEMDYSGKENESTVTENHGRALGKQPQESKLEPRVAKFISLICNVSMMNQQMMEIGYNANKLPLGKLSKSTILKGYEVLKRLANVIDKGDRKVMEQLSGEFYTVIPHDFGFKKMSVFVIDTPQKLKRKLEMVEALSEIEVATKLLKDDAEMQGDPLYTRYQRLHCELVPVEFGCGEFSMIEEYMKSTHAETHSNYTVEIVQIFRTSREGESEQYRKFASTKNRMLLWHGSRLTNWTGILSQGLRIAPPEAPVTGYMFGKGVYFADMFSKSANYCYASRTAKDGVLLLCEVALGEMAGLLNACYDADQLPEGKLSTKGLGATAPDPSKARELEDGLVVPLGKPEKHLCLKSSLLYNEYVVYNVEQIRMRYIVHVNFNFKSKR; this is encoded by the exons ATGGCGTCAAGTAAAATGAGGGTGGAAGAGCTAAGAACGGAGCTCCACAACCGTGGACTCTCCATCACCGGAACGAAACCCACTCTG CTACGTAGACTTGGAGCCGCTCTTCGCAAAGAAACTCGAAATGCGACGAGTGAAGCTGATGCTAGTTCCACTCGTAGAACTAGAAAGAGAGCGAGGGATTCGCACAATCAGGATTGTGATCACTCCCAAGAAATCGAGGTTGCAGAGGAGACAAAAGAGGAGGAGGTGAAGATAGTGACTGCAACCAAAAAGGGCGTGGCGGTTCTCGATCAGTATCTTCCGGATTCTGTGAAAACGAATTATCATGTTCTGCGTCTG GGTGGTGACGTCTATGATGCTATGTTGAATCAGACGAATGTCACAGACAACAATAACAAGTTCTATTTGATTCAAGTTCTTG AATCGGATACTGGTGGTGAATTCCTTGTTTACAATAGATGGGGAAGGGTAGGTGTAAAGGGCCAAGACAAGATACTTGGTCCTTACAAATCATGTGAGAGTGCCATTCAGGAATTTGAACAAAAGTTTTTAGCCAAGACCAAGAATGCTTGGTCCGATAGGGATAGTTTTGTTAGCTATCCTAAAAGTTATGCGTGGCTGGAAATGGACTACAGTGGCAAGGAAAATGAATCTACT GTTACAGAAAATCATGGTCGTGCTTTAGGAAAGCAGCCTCAGGAATCTAAACTTGAACCACGTGTTGCAAAATTTATATCTCTTATTTGCAACGTGAGCATGATGAATCAGCAAATGATGGAAATAG GGTACAATGCAAACAAGTTGCCCCTTGGAAAACTTAGCAAATCAACAATTTTAAAG GGCTACGAGGTTCTCAAAAGACTTGCTAATGTGATTGATAAAGGTGACAGGAAAGTTATGGAGCAATTAAGTGG AGAATTCTACACTGTAATTCCACATGATTTTGGATTCAAAAAAATGT CTGTGTTTGTAATTGACACCCCTCAGAAGTTAAAACGCAAGTTAGAAATG GTTGAAGCTCTTAGTGAAATTGAGGTTGCCACAAAGCTTTTGAAAGATGATGCAGAAATGCAG GGAGATCCCCTGTATACGCGTTATCAACGCCTTCATTGCGAACTGGTACCTGTTGAATTTGGTTGTGGGGAATTCTCCATG ATTGAAGAGTATATGAAGAGCACTCATGCAGAAACTCATTCAAACTATACTGTGGAAATTGTTCAAATATTTAGGACATCACGAGAAGGCGAGTCTGAACAGTACAGAAAG TTCGCTAGTACAAAAAATAGGATGCTTTTGTGGCACGGTTCTCGGCTTACAAACTGGACTGGAATTTTATCTCAAG GTTTACGCATAGCCCCTCCTGAGGCACCTGTAACTGGCTACATGTTTGGAAAGGGAGTGTACTTTGCTGACATGTTCTCAAAAAGTGCAAATTATTGCTATGCTAGTCGTACTGCTAAAGATGGAGTGCTCCTTTTATGCGAG GTTGCACTGGGAGAGATGGCTGGGCTTCTAAATGCCTGCTATGATGCCGATCAGTTGCCTGAAGGAAAACTGAG CACGAAAGGATTAGGAGCTACTGCTCCTGATCCCTCAAAAGCACGGGAACTTGAGGATGGGCTCGTAGTTCCCCTAGGAAAGCCTGAAAAACATTTATGCCTCAAG AGCTCTCTGCTGTACAATGAATACGTTGTTTATAATGTGGAGCAGATTAGGATGCGCTATATTGTTCAcgtaaatttcaattttaagaGTAAACGTTAG
- the LOC137830247 gene encoding uncharacterized protein At5g01610-like codes for MSSTALLLLLLSPMICAVTSEPTAYEMMESFRFPEGLLPKGVTGYELDPSSGKFRADLNGSCSFSLEGSYQLNYQKTITGYISEGRLTELRGISVKVLFFWLNILDVVRVGDDLDFSVGVASASFSLDNFFVSPQCGCGLDCGDLQIRKLKLGKGNPSLSTV; via the coding sequence ATGTCTTCCACCgccctcctcctcctccttctcTCGCCGATGATCTGCGCCGTCACCTCCGAACCGACGGCGTACGAGATGATGGAGAGCTTTCGCTTTCCGGAGGGACTTCTCCCGAAAGGAGTGACCGGCTACGAACTGGACCCGTCCAGCGGTAAATTCCGCGCCGATCTGAACGGTTCGTGCAGTTTCTCCCTCGAAGGTTCGTACCAGTTGAATTACCAGAAAACCATCACCGGCTACATATCGGAAGGCAGGCTCACCGAACTGCGTGGGATAAGCGTAAAGGTCCTCTTCTTCTGGCTCAACATCCTCGACGTCGTTCGCGTCGGCGACGACCTTGATTTCTCCGTCGGTGTCGCTTCCGCTTCGTTTTCCCTTGATAACTTCTTCGTCTCCCCGCAGTGCGGTTGCGGGTTGGATTGCGGTGATCTTCAAATAAGGAAATTGAAATTGGGAAAAGGAAACCCCTCTCTTTCCACTGTGTAG
- the LOC137830248 gene encoding indole-3-acetic acid-induced protein ARG2-like, whose product MARSFTTVKVLSALVADGFSNTLTRRGFAAAAATQSATRGGGASISGNITPKSGEEKGRGAEKVSWVPDPVTGYYKPENTNEIDVADLRAMVLGKKFNH is encoded by the exons ATGGCTCGCTCTTTCACTACCGTTAAGGTTCTCTCTGCTCTTGTCGCCGACGGATTCTCCAACACTCTCACCAG GCGTGGGTTCGCGGCGGCGGCGGCGACACAAAGCGCAACCAGAGGAGGAGGTGCCTCCATCAGCGGCAACATAACCCCAAAATCAGGGGAGGAGAAGGGGAGAGGTGCTGAAAAGGTTTCGTGGGTCCCTGACCCTGTCACAGGTTACTACAAACCTGAGAACACCAACGAGATTGATGTTGCTGACCTGCGAGCTATGGTTTTGGGCAAAAAATTCAACCACTGA
- the LOC137829418 gene encoding uncharacterized mitochondrial protein AtMg00810-like → MVNFKKKCLSNNLKDLSKKAEKIKCIGSRKLFMGLNKLHELECNSVRNPIVSATALSKDDEGTSVDATKFKQVVGSLMYLTVTRSYLMFGGGKTEITAYSDNNYVGDFDDRRSTSGVVFILGPGVVSWTSKKQSVVSLSTIEAEYIAATACVVDAFDFIEF, encoded by the exons ATGGTGAACTTCAAGAAGAAGTGTTTGTCCAACAATCTGAAGGATTTATCAAAAAAGGCAGAGAAAATCAAGTGTATCGGCTCAAGAAAGCTCTTTATGGGCTTAAACAAACTCCACGAGCTTG AATGCAACTCTGTTCGCAATCCAATTGTGTCAGCCACTGCACTATCTAAAGATGATGAAGGAACATCAGTTGATGCCACCAAATTTAAACAAGTTGTTGGTAGTCTCATGTACCTAACAGTCACCCGGTCATACCTAATGTTTGGA GGAGGAAAGACCGAAATCACAGCCTATAGTGACAACAACTATGTTGGGGACTTTGATGACAGACGAAGCACCTCTGGAGTAGTATTCATATTAGGACCAGGGGTTGTATCATGGACTTCAAAAAAGCAATCAGTGGTTAGCCTATCAACTATAGAGGCAGAGTATATAGCTGCAACGGCATGTGTTGTCGATGCATTTGACTTCATagaattttaa